The following is a genomic window from Gloeocapsa sp. PCC 73106.
AAGCCTTTCCAAGAACAAGTTCTTTTAGCTACTTTGAAGTCTCTATGACTAGTTTTAAATCTCGCCGTTTTACTGGACAAACTAGTAAAAATATACACCATTTAATCGCTTTTTTTGTCCAACAAGATTGGTTTGCTTGCTCGGTTTTTTCTGTCCTAAAAGTTATTCCTATCGAAGCAATTTATGGCAGATATCAACGTAGTAATTTGGGTATCACAAGGTATCAGGAACGAGAGATTGTAGTAATTAATATCGAGTTTTGTTTAGGTTTTAAAACTACCTTAACTAAGAGTTCTTACCTCTACTTATTAGTAATTCAATTAGCTAATGATTTAGTAGGAATACCCCTAACAGAACCACCGATAGTTTATCGTGTTCCTGAGGTTAATTTAGTCGATCTACCCGATACTTATTTAGCTCAAAATAAGATAACTTGTTTAAGTTCTAAAATAGTAAAAATGCCCAATGTTCCACCGCTATTTATTTTAGATCTAGAAAAGTTACTCCTCGTTACTTAACTAGTAGTTTTTCTACTTCGATATTAACTTCGGGAAAGGCTAAAGGGTTAATATTACCCGTTTTGATAGCTTCTCTTTGTAAATAAAGATTATTTAGAGGTTGAGTAAATCTCCAAACTTGACTATGGGGTAAGTCGATAACCCAGTATTCAGCAATACCATTGCGCGCGTAAGTAATACTTTTGTAAGTTAAATCTGTTTGTAAAGTTTTGTTAGCTATTTCAATGAGCCAATAAATACTTTCTGCATCGGGGTGGCGATCGCGATAGTTATTGTTTCTGAGTTGAACTATTGCTATATCGGGTTCCGGTTCTGAATTATCTAAAGTAATAGGATGTGCTTCTCGGATCTTGGCTAGACCACTTAATTTGTGACGGAGGTACTCTGCTACCATATCGTTAGTATAGCTATGAATAGGTTGTTCAGGACTCACTTCAATGATTTCCCCTTCTAGTAGTTCAACCCGTTTAGTCCCCAATATTCCTGTTTCAATCAAGCGATGATAATCTTCAACTGACCATTTATAAAGAGTTTTCATAATCAAGGCGTGACGTGAATTTTTTGATATTTAATTTGACTGTATGTTAGGACATATTTATAGATAATGTTAACTAGGTCGCATCAGGAAAAACTTGAAGTTCACGGGAGCATCCCTGCTTTAGTCAACATGATCAGTAACTTATCTACAGTAAAGAGATTAATGTCTCCATTCATCAAATTACTGATTCTTGTTTGAGTCTCATCAAAAAATACAGCAGCATCCTTCTGAGTCCAACCCTTTGTTTGAATAAAAGAGCGCAATTCCAGCATCAAATCGGCTCGAATTTTCAGATTGACTGCTTCCTCTCCAAAAAAGCCTAAATCTTCAAATACATTTTCATGCCCAAAAACAACACCCACTGACTGAGAAATAGTCATATTTCCTCCTGTAAACCCCGCCTAAATTGCATCATTTGTTGATAACGTTGCTTCCCTAAGGGAAATATACGTTGATCGCACCTACATCGCTTTAAGTCAAGATTAGCAGGTGCGATTTATACTAACGGTTGACAATTTGCCAGTCGGTATTAGTCTCAGTATCAAAAGAGACCGTAGCCAGGCGATTTAAGTTTCCATCATAGAGCCAAACGCCGTTATTACCGTTACTGAGATTACGCCAAAT
Proteins encoded in this region:
- a CDS encoding helix-turn-helix domain-containing protein; translated protein: MTISQSVGVVFGHENVFEDLGFFGEEAVNLKIRADLMLELRSFIQTKGWTQKDAAVFFDETQTRISNLMNGDINLFTVDKLLIMLTKAGMLP
- a CDS encoding Uma2 family endonuclease, with product MKTLYKWSVEDYHRLIETGILGTKRVELLEGEIIEVSPEQPIHSYTNDMVAEYLRHKLSGLAKIREAHPITLDNSEPEPDIAIVQLRNNNYRDRHPDAESIYWLIEIANKTLQTDLTYKSITYARNGIAEYWVIDLPHSQVWRFTQPLNNLYLQREAIKTGNINPLAFPEVNIEVEKLLVK
- a CDS encoding chemotaxis protein CheW, producing MTSFKSRRFTGQTSKNIHHLIAFFVQQDWFACSVFSVLKVIPIEAIYGRYQRSNLGITRYQEREIVVINIEFCLGFKTTLTKSSYLYLLVIQLANDLVGIPLTEPPIVYRVPEVNLVDLPDTYLAQNKITCLSSKIVKMPNVPPLFILDLEKLLLVT